One Synechococcus sp. CC9605 genomic window carries:
- a CDS encoding inositol monophosphatase family protein translates to MPESICSRAAREAGLSPSDLERLVGVARSAADAGGQELMRHYGRLSSIKNKGRSGDLVTNADLAAERIILKLLAEQTPDIAVLAEESGAAGQQDGLRWCVDPLDGTTNFAHGYPFFATSIGLTFGQQPLLGAIAVPFLKEMYWGAPGIGAFCNDSPLQVSSCERLEDSLLVTGFAYDRHTRLDNNYAEFCWFTHRSHGVRRGGAAAVDLAFVAAGRQDGYWERGLSPWDLAAGVALVDLAGGTVTGYGNRPFELSSGRVVAAGASLHAAITEGLSQVKPLPGAAFGAPEVTAMGS, encoded by the coding sequence ATGCCGGAATCGATCTGTAGCCGTGCCGCCCGCGAGGCCGGTCTCAGCCCAAGCGATCTGGAGCGTCTTGTGGGCGTGGCGCGTTCAGCGGCCGATGCCGGCGGCCAGGAACTGATGCGCCACTACGGGCGCCTGTCGTCCATCAAGAACAAAGGCCGCAGCGGCGACCTGGTCACCAATGCTGACCTTGCTGCCGAGCGCATCATCTTGAAGCTGCTGGCGGAGCAGACCCCTGACATTGCTGTGCTGGCGGAGGAAAGCGGAGCAGCCGGTCAGCAGGACGGTTTGAGGTGGTGTGTTGACCCCCTTGATGGGACCACAAACTTCGCCCACGGCTATCCCTTCTTTGCCACCTCGATCGGGCTCACCTTCGGCCAGCAGCCTCTTCTCGGCGCCATCGCTGTGCCCTTTCTCAAAGAGATGTATTGGGGGGCACCGGGGATCGGAGCGTTCTGCAACGACAGCCCCCTTCAGGTGAGCAGCTGCGAACGACTCGAAGACTCCCTGTTGGTGACTGGGTTCGCCTACGACCGGCACACCCGACTAGACAACAACTACGCCGAGTTCTGCTGGTTCACCCATCGCTCCCACGGCGTTCGCCGGGGCGGTGCTGCAGCGGTGGACCTGGCCTTTGTGGCCGCTGGCCGCCAGGACGGCTATTGGGAACGGGGCCTGTCTCCCTGGGATCTGGCGGCGGGAGTGGCGTTGGTGGATTTGGCCGGTGGAACCGTCACCGGCTATGGCAATCGACCCTTCGAGCTCTCCAGTGGTCGGGTCGTTGCCGCTGGCGCCAGCCTGCATGCGGCGATCACCGAAGGGCTTTCTCAGGTGAAACCACTGCCTGGAGCCGCTTTCGGTGCACCCGAGGTCACGGCCATGGGATCCTGA